Genomic segment of Pelmatolapia mariae isolate MD_Pm_ZW linkage group LG6, Pm_UMD_F_2, whole genome shotgun sequence:
AACGTAAACAAAAGCGAAAGTTGTTTGGGGGGGAAAAGGAGAAAGCTGTGAAGTTTTTGCACAGCACAGGTGTGCTGGGCTGGGTCTCTGTAGATCCACCTGACAGAACTGGTGACTGCAGCCTTTATAGGTGTGGCTGTGTCCTCCCAACCTCCAGTGATCTGATAAAACACTTTACATGGGCCTGAGAGCATTTGGTGTAGAAGCCCACATGTTAAGAACATGTTAAGCATGTTAGGGTTAAGAAATCGGTCATGATTGATTTGGTTCTGTTCTTTTGTACTTTAGGTAACCTGCCTGGAGAAAAGATGGTGACACCAGGATGGGAGGCCTAGCAAGGTGGTGCCAAAGCTAAGGCTTGGGTTCTCACCCACCTGCTGCATTTTGAACTGCTGCTCATTTTTTGTAGCAATCTGACACCTGGGCTGCTTGACAAGAAGACGTTGGAGGCACGCTGCGTTCTTGCTTCAGTAGAGATTAAGGACCTACAATGACAAATGTAAATTGAAACTCACTGAATAAATGGACAAGAGAAAGTTTCCTGGCACAATGTCCAGGCAAATGGATGTGTCATCCAAAAGGCGCCCCATCGGTGGCAGTGGTCTGAACTTCCCTCAGTCTCAGCAGGGTTGTATACGGGCTGTGGAGGTAGCAAGAGGGAGAACAGGGTATGGCTTTACGCTGTCAGGCCAAAGCCCTTGTGTCCTTAGCTGCATCCTGAAAGGGAGCCCTGCTGACTATGTGGGGTTGCGCTCCGGGGACTGCATCCTCTCTGTGAATGACATCAATGTCTCCAAGGCGTCACACGAAGATGTGGTCAAACTGATCGGACGCTGCTCTGGTGTTTTGAAACTAGTAATTGCTGAGGGAGAACGTCACAGGCGACACCACCAACGCTCTGCCGGCGGTCGTCACCATAGCAGCAACACAATGGCGGCATCCTACCTGGACTCATGCTCCAGTGATGATGAGTTGGATGGGTTCTACGATAACAGTgttaacaataacaacaacagcaggTCAGGCTGTGGAGCCCGTGGAGGCTGGTACAAACCCAAACTGGACACTAAGCAGCTGGGCATCAACCGGGCAGAGAAGGTGGTGGCAGAGCTGCAGTCTGGAGGAATTTTTAACATGATCTTTGAGAACTCCAGCCACTCCTCCAGCAGCTCAGACAAAGAGAGACCTGGAGTAAGTACGTCCTCGTCAAAGCCACGTCCGCTGTCTGATTCCGAATTCCCAGCATATCGGAATTCCTCACGTTCCCAGAGCAACCCAAACCTGCTCTCTGAAGAGGAGATGGCCCAAGTTCTGAATGATGATTCGGTCTTCCTAGAATCAGACTTTCGGCATCTCCACCTTCAACACCATGAAGAGCAGGATGTTGATGATGGAGATGGGGGCGACTTGGGCCTAGAGCCCAGTGAGGGTATCCTCAATGTGGGAATGATTGTCGGCTATCTGGGCTCCATTGAGCTCGCCTCCACAGGCACAAATCTAGAAAGTGACAGTCTGCAGGCCATCAGAGGGAGCATGAGGCGCCTCCGGGCTGAGCAAAAGATTCATTCATTGGTCCTCATGAAGGTgcgagtgttttttttcttctttttaagataagataagataacctttattagtcccacacgtgggaaatttttCTTCCCTTGTGTTAATTTTAGTGTGATTGTGTTATTATTGTTAACCATATTTTCCCTGGTATCAAGTTTGGTAACATGCATTAATTATATCCTACCAGGTTATGCATGACAGTGTGCGTCTGTGCAGTGACAGAGGTCAGGTCCTGGCCACCTATCCTGCAGAAAAACTAGCCTTCAGTGCATGTTGTCCCGATGACCGGCGATTCTTTGGACTGGTAACGATGCAAGCTACAGACGACCATGATGATAGGCACTTCAGCATTGCACGAGATGACGAGGGGAGTTTAAGGACTTCTTGTCATGTGTTTATTGTGGACCCAGATCTGTGTCACCACCAAGTAAGCGTTACAATTTAAACTGATGGGAAGGAAATATCTGCagaatgtctgttttttttgttttgttttttaatggcaTGGGTAATATTACAACACAGTGACCAAGTACTCAAGAAGTTACTCATATATCTTAAATTTGGTGAACCTTAGAGTAATTTGTTCTAGTCGAAGCAATGGTTATAAGCCAAAGATTTATTAGCAGCTACTTTTTCTGTATTGCATTACAGTAGGACAAACTCTCAGTAACTGTTACTTCCTCAGGTCCATCTGGGTGTTGCCAGGAGGTTTGGCTTTGAGTGTACCCCTGACCCAGACACAGGTGGCTGCTTGGAATTCCCACCCAGCTCTCAGCCTCTCCTCCAGTTTGTTTCTGTCCTTTACCGGGACATGGGAGACAACATCGAAGGGGTTCGCGCCCGTGCTTTCCATGACCCAGACAACGATGCCCAGCAAAACCACAGCACCAGTAGCAACAGCGATAGTGGGATTGGCAACTTTTTACCAGAGGAAAAGAGCAACAGAGTGCTTTTAGTTGACCTTGGAGGTCCTCCAAATCACAACCACGTCTCTGGGCCGCGCCACTGGGACAGCCCACCGTCATCGCAGCAGGCTTGGAGTCCCACTCTGGGAGCAGCAGCTTCTCATCCACCTCCTCCAACGCTGAGAAATGGCCAATATCGTAATGACCCCCACCTGGCTGATCTTCCTCACCCTCTCCCCTTATCTCACCCTGATGTCCCTGTCAGGCACTCACGAGGGGTCAACCCACACCACTACTCATCAGGGAAGCGGGGAGGAGCTGTTGGGGGAGGAGAATGGAGAGGGGCTGGAGGAGCAGTAGGGGTGGAACCGCAGAGGTGGCTACCAGTCCATGTGTTGAGAGACTGGCGTCAGCAGCACCACCACAGCCACCTCCAGGGCCTCAGCAGCGATCAGGAATCCTACGCAGAATCCACTGACGGATGGTCATCTGCCAACTGCAGCACCCTGCCCCCACCGATGAATAAGATCCCAGCCGACCGCTATCGCGCCCCGCTGGTGCCTGGAGACCACCTGCCACCACCTGGAGGGAGCCAGCCTCCACCTCTGTCACATCCCCACACCCACCGGCTGGCTGTTCAGAAAGATGAGTGGGCTAAGAAGTTATTTGGTACAGGAGACAGGGAGCGGACAGGAGCAGAGAGaagtgaaaaagagaagaaacgAGGAGGGAATGTcaaggagggagagaaaaaggtatgttttaataaagtttttaaagtatTACATTTAGTAAAATTCTGGATAAACAGTTATTTTGTGTaagtttattcattttatttacataaccAAATCCGTCATATAACTTTTTGATATTCCCTGAAGTGCTGTGCAGTGTCAGTTTGTAGGTTTTGGGAGAGTTGTGTTAAAACTGACCGCGAGATGAGAAGCCCAGTATGCAGCTGGCATCCCCCATCGCACATCTCTGTTGTTGAAATTTATTCTGTGTAGAGTCTGTTCAAAACGACAGTTTATTAAGGCTATAAATCCACGTGGGCATCGTCTTCTCAAGGCCTAGAATTTCACTCCTTCTGTGATCAAAGTATCATTTCACTTTGATACAAAACTTTTAACTTGTTTTGAAAGTCACTGGATAATTACAGCACCCAGCTGGCTCTATCCCTAGACTTAGTGCAAGTGGATTGATATGTTATTTATCCCTCACTGCTCCAGTATCAGATCATTTATTATGCATTAGCCAGATAGCTGCCTTCACCTGAAAACCACCTGTTTTCCACTCTAACGGCATTAACGGCATAACAGCAGAGCAGGTTTAAGGTTTAGTGAAGTAATTGTGTAGTATCCTCTTATCTATTTGgcacaattttaaaaatagcTTGGTTGCATTGTTGTATGAAAatacacttcctgtttttatggtatatatatatatatatatatatatatatatatatatatatatatatatatatatatatatatatatatatatatatatatatatatatatgtagtagATGGGCTGATCATTGTTTTCAGAAAATGACAAGGAAATGCAAAGAGGAAAAGGTACAATACTGCATATCCAGCCTGACTAGATTCCATAACTATTAATCAGCTTGTGAACAGAAATGCTCATGCACGTATATAGAAAACAGCCGCTTATGCCTGCCTACATCTACatgttgtattattatattcACATACAGAAGATAGTTGTTTTGATACTAAAGGAGGCTGGGGCTTCCTCCAACAGATATCTTAGAAAACAGAGTCCCAGGGACTCTAAGGGACAACCAGAGTAAGTGTTTAGGACAGTGGCAGGGCAGAGACTGACAGAGGCAGGAAGGTGGATATGAAGCATGTCCTCGGACTGGAGAAGCAGAGTTTTGGATACTGTGGTGATTATGGtaagccaaaaaaacaaaacccaaaacagaTTCAGTTGTGTAagaatgttgttgttttcatttttcttgttaacTATTGCATGTAACATAGTAAGGCGTTAACATTAATTGCCTCTTAATATTTGACACATGGTGGCACTGTTTCACTAACTAAACCTCTGCAGACTTACTTCAGCTAAAaacgaaaaaaagaaaaatcagttcTTTTTAAAGTCTTTCATGACTTTTGATAAAAATCTGTTCATCTATGATTATGATTGACTCAGTAACAGAAAATACTACTACAATAAGTTTGTTTTGGATtgttagatttaaaaacaaacagctgaatCTTGATAAATGTGACCCTAGTGAGTGTACACGAATTAGAGCTTAAATGAAAAGCGAGCTGTTTGCTAAGGTAGAAAAGGACTGAAAAATTGCAGTCAGTTTGCTGTTTACTATAATTCATAAACAAAACGATCTATATTTTGGGATgttttaggtttttattttaagcTCAAATTATACTTGTTcacattgttattgtttttacaggacatgtgtctggttttgcttttgttatttttatgttgatAGCAGTGCTGTTGTAAACATGAAGCGCATCTGTTTATTTATGAGTGTGCGTATGAAGGAGAGGGCGTCAAGATCAGCTACGCAGATAAAGGCTGTGGATTTTCCACTAAAATTTAGTCCTTTCACATTCTCTCCTCTCTGGAAAGGCTCTGGTGCAACCACGCCCAAAACAACCACAGCACCAGTGAGTCAGATCGACACTTTATCATTTCCCTTTCAACCTAAATCTCAGCTTCTCCAAAAATCCCCCTTTTTGTTGGCTTTAAGCTCTCTTGCAGTTACAAGTGAAACTTGGATTAATCTGACTGGGTTATACAGAGGTCGTGTGAGAATGATTGTGTCTGCATATGCCATTAAGTGTTCAAATCTGCATTGTCTGacacacatgcgcgcacacacacacaaatgcagaaGTGACTCAGTATCCAGGCAACACCACTGGTCATTGCATGATGAAATGCAGAGGAGACCTGCTCCTAAGCAGCCAGTCAGATTCTACCTGCATTTGAAGCCTGTCAGCACTGGCTAATTACTCATTAATCAACACAGGGCCACTGATGGTGTGCCTCCTCTTATAATACTAGAAAAGTAGATGGATGCAATTTGtaagagaagagaaagaaggCAGAATATTGTTGTTCTCAAAGGATTAAAGAGCAACAGTTGTTAAAAGGTTAATTGTACACTTGTGAAGGCAAAACAGCACTAATTTCCTCTCCTCTTTTACAGCACTCAGAGTGGTTACGTTATTGTCTAATGGCTTTAGATAATAAATTTTCACGACCCTGATGTGGTTATTTTTAGGCGGCAGTTTATGGCATAGTGCAACAGCTTGGCTGTTTTAACTTTATTCCATTAATTGGTGGGTTTCCAATGTAGTGCTCCTATAAACACTATACATTTTTAAGTATCCTTGGTATAACAAATACTACATGGAACTACACTTAGTAGGGATGTCAGTGAAATATGCTACAGTAAACTGCTAGTACTGTTTGTGTGTACCTGCGTGTCTCTGTATTACCTCTGTGGCTGTGCATTTGACTCACGTGCTCTCTGGTATTGCATGCACAATCACAGGATTGCACACCCCTCCGTGTAACATGTGGAATTTAACATTTAGTTCAAAAACAGCAACCCGTGTAGAGCAGACACGGCAATAACAGAGGCAAGTGCAAAGCTGCACAGCATGGGAATGTATAATGCTGTGGCGTTTAGGCATTTAATGCAGTACAGACACAGTGTACATGTGCAGACACGGTTATGTTTCTTAAACTTTCAATGACTGAGTGCCAATTTATGGAgccaaaaaacactttttattacTGTGTGTAATATGGCAGTTTAGAGTATGATGTATGTTGGTAATACAAATTTTTGTGCCCTTTTATAGTTATCATTAGTAGGGCTGAGCTCCTTAGGAAGGTTTAGTATCATAGTTGGTTAACTAACAGATGTCTAACCATGATAATGATTACATATAGTAGTAATCTgtgataataatatatatattttttaaactgtcctCCAGTCACCTACAAAATATCTTTGCCATCTATCAATTGTGGTGAAATTCCTCATGAATAAGAACAGGACACTAGTGCTAATATTTCACCATTATTTGTGTGTCATGTTAGGGTAAAAACCTGAATGGTTAGTCACTATATAAGCTCTATTATTCTATAGGAGGTATTTTGTTGGCCTAGTTAGTGTCCACATGTTCTTTTCAAAGGAAAGGGTCACTGCACACTGATACAAGGTTGTTCCGCTTGATCACCTTTACCCTACGATGAAACTGCTTGTTAATCTTAATGGGATGGTCTCTTGCAGGATGAGATTGCCCTTATTCCCCCCAAAATTTGAGGGGTTACTAAATAGTTTGAGTTAAAAAATAGTAAATAATGCTTTGATCTTTGTAGTCACCAAATTTCAGCCCACTGGgagatttaacaaaaaacaaaacataaaaagagtTGAGGGAGCATCTTTTTCTGAAGAATGGCGTTCATTTACATCAATGGAGCTCCAGAAACTCGACAGTGAATGTGAAGTGGTTGCAGAATGTGgtggcagacacagacactttaTTTTCATATGCATATAAGCCCTTGACTAGACCAAATACCAGAAAGTctggcaaaatataaagaaaaaagaggtgATTCAGGACTTGCTGAATAGTTTACAGATGACAACTATGAAGATAGTTTCCTTGAATGTGTACGTGTGCTTGTGATTGTGCCAGTTCACAATGAGGCTGTGAAGAAAGCCACTTTGTGTGCGTGCTGCTTTAGCCACTGGTACTCTCATACTCTAAAGGAAATGCAGACTGATTGTCGTGTAGAGGACCCAAGTGCAAGTGTGTGGAGGTAGGCAATGATAAACTTAAATTGAGCTGTTTATTATAAGCATGTTAGCAGTAATCCAAAAGGCAAACAAAAGTCCAAAAGAGGAACACTATAAActataaagaaacacacactgggACTGAGAAACACTAGGGGAACAGGAACGGACACTCTGACAAAGGGAATACAGCAACTACATATACACATAAGGGCGATTAGGGGAAGTGCAGACAGCTGGGAGAACGAGAAACGGTTTAACTGAATCACCAGAGATGAGACAAAGAAGCAATCTAAAAGCAAAGCACAAGGAACAACTAACACAGGAAATAAAGCAGGAATTGCAAAACCTAAATGGGGAATACAGACACATGAACTTAAATACAAAGGGCACAAGGCGATGGAACACTGAAACTCTAAAGCTGCTAGGAACTGAGAGCTAAAGCAAGTACAGTAAGAATGCACAAAGTAAatataaacattaaataaaccAGGAAGCAGaatagaatatttaaataaaggtAGGCCTTGGTTGTTgttaagggttagggttagctcTAACCCTTAACATCTCCACCATAAGCTCGTCCTacacacagagtggagcagGCAGCAGTTCCTGTTGGTGAAAGAGTAAAACAAAGAGCAGCTTTTGTCAAAAATATGAGAATCAGTCATCCGAATAAACTCGTATTTTGCACTGCAATTACTCTTGAGTGCCAGCAATAGACCAGCCAAGTTTTAAGTAGATCTAATAAACAGTTGTTGAGATGGGGCAAGAACAGATGGACATGCatacaaagattttttttagttaatAAAATGTCTACAATATGCGTGTAAACTGATGGTGTGTTTCTTTTCTATCCAGGGCGGTCGTTTCCGAGGTTTGACCATGGGATTCCCACCTCTCCAGCAGCGCTCCTCAGCTAGACGCTCCTTTGGACGCTCCAAACGTCTCAGCTTGGCCCGCTCCCTGGATGATCTTGAGGtagcatatatacacacaatcTATATGCGTGGACCTTTTCCAACACAAGTATACCAACAAGTAATGCACATTACTGCAATATTTAAGCTCAGACTGGCTACTCTGTTACTGTCATGTTTGAGCCTCAG
This window contains:
- the rgs12b gene encoding regulator of G-protein signaling 12b isoform X3, with the protein product MDKRKFPGTMSRQMDVSSKRRPIGGSGLNFPQSQQGCIRAVEVARGRTGYGFTLSGQSPCVLSCILKGSPADYVGLRSGDCILSVNDINVSKASHEDVVKLIGRCSGVLKLVIAEGERHRRHHQRSAGGRHHSSNTMAASYLDSCSSDDELDGFYDNSVNNNNNSRSGCGARGGWYKPKLDTKQLGINRAEKVVAELQSGGIFNMIFENSSHSSSSSDKERPGVSTSSSKPRPLSDSEFPAYRNSSRSQSNPNLLSEEEMAQVLNDDSVFLESDFRHLHLQHHEEQDVDDGDGGDLGLEPSEGILNVGMIVGYLGSIELASTGTNLESDSLQAIRGSMRRLRAEQKIHSLVLMKVMHDSVRLCSDRGQVLATYPAEKLAFSACCPDDRRFFGLVTMQATDDHDDRHFSIARDDEGSLRTSCHVFIVDPDLCHHQVHLGVARRFGFECTPDPDTGGCLEFPPSSQPLLQFVSVLYRDMGDNIEGVRARAFHDPDNDAQQNHSTSSNSDSGIGNFLPEEKSNRVLLVDLGGPPNHNHVSGPRHWDSPPSSQQAWSPTLGAAASHPPPPTLRNGQYRNDPHLADLPHPLPLSHPDVPVRHSRGVNPHHYSSGKRGGAVGGGEWRGAGGAVGVEPQRWLPVHVLRDWRQQHHHSHLQGLSSDQESYAESTDGWSSANCSTLPPPMNKIPADRYRAPLVPGDHLPPPGGSQPPPLSHPHTHRLAVQKDEWAKKLFGTGDRERTGAERSEKEKKRGGNVKEGEKKGGRFRGLTMGFPPLQQRSSARRSFGRSKRLSLARSLDDLESAAVSDGELNSVELQGCSSDNSLNSNASLPSVQSHRRHTERRVASWAVCFERLLQDPVGVRYFSEFLKKEFSEENILFWQACEFFSHVPENDNKQLSQRAREIYNTFLSSKATTPVNIDSQAQLADDILNAPKPDMFKEQQLQIFNLMKFDSYTRFLKSLLYQECMLAEVEGRPLPDPYHIPSSPTSKHSTTGSDRSNLSTPKKEDKKSKSGRSVNEDRGDDSGDRKKGMFFSWSRNRSFGKGPKKRELTDFNYNFAGSNGRRESQGSLSSGASLELGTSGLGRNEGDVSRSALSVSAERGGGGAPFRQCNITLPDGSCCSVPLRAGVSIRDLLLGICEKLCINLAAIDLFLVGGEKPLVLDQDCMTLCSRDLRLEKRTLFRLDLVPINRSVGLKAKPTKPVTEVLRPVVAKYGLHLSDLVARISGESEPLDLGLPISNLDGLRVVLDVAEHSPGKADKQKVAPSKSHLPASTSRNQSTTSSSTSYPKLRATEQTTSEAC
- the rgs12b gene encoding regulator of G-protein signaling 12b isoform X1, with amino-acid sequence MDKRKFPGTMSRQMDVSSKRRPIGGSGLNFPQSQQGCIRAVEVARGRTGYGFTLSGQSPCVLSCILKGSPADYVGLRSGDCILSVNDINVSKASHEDVVKLIGRCSGVLKLVIAEGERHRRHHQRSAGGRHHSSNTMAASYLDSCSSDDELDGFYDNSVNNNNNSRSGCGARGGWYKPKLDTKQLGINRAEKVVAELQSGGIFNMIFENSSHSSSSSDKERPGVSTSSSKPRPLSDSEFPAYRNSSRSQSNPNLLSEEEMAQVLNDDSVFLESDFRHLHLQHHEEQDVDDGDGGDLGLEPSEGILNVGMIVGYLGSIELASTGTNLESDSLQAIRGSMRRLRAEQKIHSLVLMKVMHDSVRLCSDRGQVLATYPAEKLAFSACCPDDRRFFGLVTMQATDDHDDRHFSIARDDEGSLRTSCHVFIVDPDLCHHQVHLGVARRFGFECTPDPDTGGCLEFPPSSQPLLQFVSVLYRDMGDNIEGVRARAFHDPDNDAQQNHSTSSNSDSGIGNFLPEEKSNRVLLVDLGGPPNHNHVSGPRHWDSPPSSQQAWSPTLGAAASHPPPPTLRNGQYRNDPHLADLPHPLPLSHPDVPVRHSRGVNPHHYSSGKRGGAVGGGEWRGAGGAVGVEPQRWLPVHVLRDWRQQHHHSHLQGLSSDQESYAESTDGWSSANCSTLPPPMNKIPADRYRAPLVPGDHLPPPGGSQPPPLSHPHTHRLAVQKDEWAKKLFGTGDRERTGAERSEKEKKRGGNVKEGEKKGGRFRGLTMGFPPLQQRSSARRSFGRSKRLSLARSLDDLESAAVSDGELNSVELQGCSSDNSLNSNASLPSVQSHRRHTERRVASWAVCFERLLQDPVGVRYFSEFLKKEFSEENILFWQACEFFSHVPENDNKQLSQRAREIYNTFLSSKATTPVNIDSQAQLADDILNAPKPDMFKEQQLQIFNLMKFDSYTRFLKSLLYQECMLAEVEGRPLPDPYHIPSSPTSKHSTTGSDRSNLSTPKKEDKKSKSGRSVNEDRGDDSGDRKKGMFFSWSRNRSFGKGPKKRELTDFNYNFAGSNGRRESQGSLSSGASLELGTSGLGRNEGDVSRSALSVSAERGGGGAPFRQCNITLPDGSCCSVPLRAGVSIRDLLLGICEKLCINLAAIDLFLVGGEKPLVLDQDCMTLCSRDLRLEKRTLFRLDLVPINRSVGLKAKPTKPVTEVLRPVVAKYGLHLSDLVARISGESEPLDLGLPISNLDGLRVVLDVAEHSPGKADKQKVAPSKSHLPASTSRNQSTTGEDRPSGKAGSAHPQGENGRAGPSLDTSSQPLPNHSLSLHKAPEKRKQKKINIDEAEEFFDLISKAQSNRADDQRGLLNKNDLQLPDFLRLSPVATNQTPPAPHNPEPSCSTPNSHHPNNGSFPRSGHRGNKANSGDRGGGVGGTHLLNASHQSQSLDSGMGTESGRGERSRPPPPFPGTVSPIHPSQGAQRGLLQDSGRGESVQMLEEDTLSDLTLVGEGDINSPSLNYVTPSSLPSKPHPRPKSQAQDGRPSSGTPPV
- the rgs12b gene encoding regulator of G-protein signaling 12b isoform X2 is translated as MDKRKFPGTMSRQMDVSSKRRPIGGSGLNFPQSQQGCIRAVEVARGRTGYGFTLSGQSPCVLSCILKGSPADYVGLRSGDCILSVNDINVSKASHEDVVKLIGRCSGVLKLVIAEGERHRRHHQRSAGGRHHSSNTMAASYLDSCSSDDELDGFYDNSVNNNNNSRSGCGARGGWYKPKLDTKQLGINRAEKVVAELQSGGIFNMIFENSSHSSSSSDKERPGVSTSSSKPRPLSDSEFPAYRNSSRSQSNPNLLSEEEMAQVLNDDSVFLESDFRHLHLQHHEEQDVDDGDGGDLGLEPSEGILNVGMIVGYLGSIELASTGTNLESDSLQAIRGSMRRLRAEQKIHSLVLMKVMHDSVRLCSDRGQVLATYPAEKLAFSACCPDDRRFFGLVTMQATDDHDDRHFSIARDDEGSLRTSCHVFIVDPDLCHHQVHLGVARRFGFECTPDPDTGGCLEFPPSSQPLLQFVSVLYRDMGDNIEGVRARAFHDPDNDAQQNHSTSSNSDSGIGNFLPEEKSNRVLLVDLGGPPNHNHVSGPRHWDSPPSSQQAWSPTLGAAASHPPPPTLRNGQYRNDPHLADLPHPLPLSHPDVPVRHSRGVNPHHYSSGKRGGAVGGGEWRGAGGAVGVEPQRWLPVHVLRDWRQQHHHSHLQGLSSDQESYAESTDGWSSANCSTLPPPMNKIPADRYRAPLVPGDHLPPPGGSQPPPLSHPHTHRLAVQKDEWAKKLFGTGDRERTGAERSEKEKKRGGNVKEGEKKGGRFRGLTMGFPPLQQRSSARRSFGRSKRLSLARSLDDLESAAVSDGELNSVELQGCSSDNSLNSNASLPSVQSHRRHTERRVASWAVCFERLLQDPVGVRYFSEFLKKEFSEENILFWQACEFFSHVPENDNKQLSQRAREIYNTFLSSKATTPVNIDSQAQLADDILNAPKPDMFKEQQLQIFNLMKFDSYTRFLKSLLYQECMLAEVEGRPLPDPYHIPSSPTSKHSTTGSDRSNLSTPKKEDKKSKSGRSVNEDRGDDSGDRKKGMFFSWSRNRSFGKGPKKRELTDFNYNFAGSNGRRESQGSLSSGASLELGTSGLGRNEGDVSRSALSVSAERGGGGAPFRQCNITLPDGSCCSVPLRAGVSIRDLLLGICEKLCINLAAIDLFLVGGEKPLVLDQDCMTLCSRDLRLEKRTLFRLDLVPINRSVGLKAKPTKPVTEVLRPVVAKYGLHLSDLVARISGESEPLDLGLPISNLDGLRVVLDVAEHSPGKDKQKVAPSKSHLPASTSRNQSTTGEDRPSGKAGSAHPQGENGRAGPSLDTSSQPLPNHSLSLHKAPEKRKQKKINIDEAEEFFDLISKAQSNRADDQRGLLNKNDLQLPDFLRLSPVATNQTPPAPHNPEPSCSTPNSHHPNNGSFPRSGHRGNKANSGDRGGGVGGTHLLNASHQSQSLDSGMGTESGRGERSRPPPPFPGTVSPIHPSQGAQRGLLQDSGRGESVQMLEEDTLSDLTLVGEGDINSPSLNYVTPSSLPSKPHPRPKSQAQDGRPSSGTPPV
- the rgs12b gene encoding regulator of G-protein signaling 12b isoform X4, which translates into the protein MDKRKFPGTMSRQMDVSSKRRPIGGSGLNFPQSQQGCIRAVEVARGRTGYGFTLSGQSPCVLSCILKGSPADYVGLRSGDCILSVNDINVSKASHEDVVKLIGRCSGVLKLVIAEGERHRRHHQRSAGGRHHSSNTMAASYLDSCSSDDELDGFYDNSVNNNNNSRSGCGARGGWYKPKLDTKQLGINRAEKVVAELQSGGIFNMIFENSSHSSSSSDKERPGVSTSSSKPRPLSDSEFPAYRNSSRSQSNPNLLSEEEMAQVLNDDSVFLESDFRHLHLQHHEEQDVDDGDGGDLGLEPSEGILNVGMIVGYLGSIELASTGTNLESDSLQAIRGSMRRLRAEQKIHSLVLMKVMHDSVRLCSDRGQVLATYPAEKLAFSACCPDDRRFFGLVTMQATDDHDDRHFSIARDDEGSLRTSCHVFIVDPDLCHHQVHLGVARRFGFECTPDPDTGGCLEFPPSSQPLLQFVSVLYRDMGDNIEGVRARAFHDPDNDAQQNHSTSSNSDSGIGNFLPEEKSNRVLLVDLGGPPNHNHVSGPRHWDSPPSSQQAWSPTLGAAASHPPPPTLRNGQYRNDPHLADLPHPLPLSHPDVPVRHSRGVNPHHYSSGKRGGAVGGGEWRGAGGAVGVEPQRWLPVHVLRDWRQQHHHSHLQGLSSDQESYAESTDGWSSANCSTLPPPMNKIPADRYRAPLVPGDHLPPPGGSQPPPLSHPHTHRLAVQKDEWAKKLFGTGDRERTGAERSEKEKKRGGNVKEGEKKGGRFRGLTMGFPPLQQRSSARRSFGRSKRLSLARSLDDLESAAVSDGELNSVELQGCSSDNSLNSNASLPSVQSHRRHTERRVASWAVCFERLLQDPVGVRYFSEFLKKEFSEENILFWQACEFFSHVPENDNKQLSQRAREIYNTFLSSKATTPVNIDSQAQLADDILNAPKPDMFKEQQLQIFNLMKFDSYTRFLKSLLYQECMLAEVEGRPLPDPYHIPSSPTSKHSTTGSDRSNLSTPKKEDKKSKSGRSVNEDRGDDSGDRKKGMFFSWSRNRSFGKGPKKRELTDFNYNFAGSNGRRESQGSLSSGASLELGTSGLGRNEGDVSRSALSVSAERGGGGAPFRQCNITLPDGSCCSVPLRAGVSIRDLLLGICEKLCINLAAIDLFLVGGEKPLVLDQDCMTLCSRDLRLEKRTLFRLDLVPINRSVGLKAKPTKPVTEVLRPVVAKYGLHLSDLVARISGESEPLDLGLPISNLDGLRVVLDVAEHSPGKDKQKVAPSKSHLPASTSRNQSTTSSSTSYPKLRATEQTTSEAC